In one Pseudarthrobacter sp. NBSH8 genomic region, the following are encoded:
- the uidB gene encoding glucuronide transporter: MKKLNKLSIIGYGAGDAANNLAFTTATMFLLVYYTDVAGISAAAAGTLLLVVRLFDAFADVFAGRIVDRTFSKRFGKFRPFIMFGSIPLLLLSVATFSIPQLGESGTLLYAYVTYAALGLAYSLVNIPYGSLAGAMTQDPGERAKLGSARMVGALLVGSALGIFVAPLIKPGADLQSTFTTITLIFVVIGAALYFFTALTAKERVHRAVPKVTFKQSVDTLKGNKPLLMLCLSSFFFLSGYLALTSVQLYYLRDVLGRLDLYPVLSIIQLALTFFLAAFMPKLVRNVGKKRVYIYSSLVTVIGGAIIFFTPTGQVWMGFTGLVISLVGVLAVNIVVWALEADTVEYGEWRTGVRTEGITYALFSFTRKSGQAVGGALAAYALALGGYKSGTAQTAEALYGIQIAAGAIPAVLTILAVLVMTKYTLTDAKHAEILKEIQERRTKTVGAGDDADASTPAETSTTTDAGTPVGAGKTASH, encoded by the coding sequence ATGAAAAAGCTAAACAAGCTCAGCATCATCGGCTATGGTGCCGGCGATGCAGCTAACAACCTCGCATTCACCACCGCCACCATGTTCCTGCTGGTGTACTACACCGATGTTGCCGGTATCTCCGCAGCAGCCGCTGGAACCCTGTTGCTGGTAGTAAGGCTCTTTGACGCCTTCGCCGACGTCTTCGCCGGTCGGATCGTTGACCGCACCTTCAGCAAGCGCTTCGGTAAGTTCCGTCCGTTCATCATGTTCGGCTCCATCCCCCTGCTCCTTTTGAGCGTGGCAACCTTCTCCATTCCGCAGCTTGGCGAATCCGGCACGCTGCTGTACGCGTACGTCACCTACGCGGCCCTCGGTCTTGCCTACAGCCTCGTAAACATTCCGTACGGCTCGCTGGCCGGCGCCATGACGCAGGATCCGGGGGAACGCGCAAAGCTGGGCTCGGCCCGCATGGTGGGTGCCCTGCTGGTGGGCTCCGCCCTGGGCATCTTCGTTGCACCGCTGATCAAGCCCGGTGCGGATCTCCAGTCGACCTTCACCACCATCACCCTGATCTTTGTTGTCATCGGGGCGGCGCTCTACTTCTTCACCGCATTGACAGCCAAGGAACGCGTGCACCGCGCCGTCCCCAAGGTGACGTTCAAGCAGAGCGTTGACACGCTTAAAGGCAACAAGCCCCTCCTGATGCTGTGCCTGAGCTCCTTCTTCTTCCTCTCCGGCTACCTCGCCCTGACCTCCGTGCAGCTGTACTACCTGCGCGATGTCCTGGGCCGCCTGGACCTGTACCCGGTACTGTCCATCATCCAGCTGGCGCTTACCTTCTTCCTGGCCGCCTTTATGCCCAAGCTTGTCCGTAATGTGGGCAAGAAGCGCGTCTACATCTACTCTTCCCTGGTCACTGTCATCGGCGGTGCGATCATCTTCTTCACTCCAACCGGCCAGGTCTGGATGGGCTTTACCGGCCTCGTGATCAGCCTCGTGGGTGTCCTTGCCGTCAACATCGTGGTGTGGGCGCTGGAAGCCGACACGGTGGAGTACGGCGAATGGCGGACCGGTGTCCGCACCGAGGGCATCACGTACGCCCTGTTCTCCTTCACCCGCAAGTCCGGCCAGGCTGTGGGCGGCGCCCTGGCGGCGTACGCCCTGGCACTGGGCGGTTACAAGTCCGGCACGGCCCAGACCGCGGAGGCCCTGTACGGCATTCAGATTGCCGCGGGCGCAATCCCTGCCGTACTGACTATCCTTGCGGTACTGGTTATGACCAAGTACACGCTGACCGACGCCAAGCACGCGGAAATCCTTAAGGAGATCCAGGAACGCCGGACCAAAACTGTGGGCGCCGGCGACGACGCTGACGCCAGCACGCCGGCTGAAACCAGCACCACCACTGACGCCGGCACGCCGGTTGGCGCCGGCAAAACCGCCAGCCACTAA
- the manD gene encoding D-mannonate dehydratase ManD, with protein MKIIAAEVFVTSPSRNFVTLRITTDDGVTGIGDATLNGRELAVAAYLKEHVAQLLIGKDPHRIEDTWQFLYRSSYWRRGPVTMAAIAAVDMALWDIKGKMANMPVYQLLGGASRNGLRAYGHASGADTESLFDSVREHLELGYKSIRIQTAVPGIKAVYGVAAQAQASGERYDYEPAGRGAFPQEEDWDTRAYLRHLPTVFEAVRNEFGPEIPLLHDGHHRMTPIQAAKLGKALEPYDLFWLEDCTPAENQEGLRLVRQHTTTPLAIGEIFNTVWDYQTLIKEQLIDYVRAASTHFGGISPLKKVMDFAAQYQIKSGFHGPTDISPVGFAAQLHVGLAIHNYGIQEYMQHSDKTNEVFEQSMTFKDGYLHPGDKPGIGVEFNEEAAAAYPYQQAYLPYNRLVDGTVHDW; from the coding sequence GTGAAAATCATTGCCGCTGAAGTCTTCGTGACAAGCCCGTCACGTAACTTCGTGACCCTGCGCATCACTACGGACGACGGGGTCACCGGCATCGGTGACGCCACCCTGAACGGCCGCGAACTGGCTGTTGCCGCGTACCTCAAAGAGCACGTGGCCCAGCTGCTGATCGGCAAGGATCCGCACCGGATCGAGGACACCTGGCAGTTCCTGTACCGCAGCTCCTACTGGCGCCGCGGCCCGGTCACCATGGCGGCAATCGCCGCCGTCGACATGGCATTGTGGGACATCAAGGGCAAGATGGCGAACATGCCGGTCTACCAGCTCCTGGGCGGTGCCTCACGCAACGGCCTGCGCGCCTACGGCCACGCTTCCGGCGCGGACACTGAGTCGCTGTTCGATTCCGTCCGTGAGCACCTGGAACTGGGCTATAAGTCCATTCGCATCCAGACAGCTGTCCCCGGCATCAAGGCCGTCTACGGTGTGGCCGCCCAGGCCCAGGCATCGGGCGAACGCTACGACTACGAACCCGCCGGCCGCGGCGCGTTCCCGCAGGAAGAGGACTGGGACACCCGCGCCTACCTGCGCCACCTGCCCACCGTGTTCGAAGCCGTGCGCAACGAGTTCGGCCCCGAAATCCCGCTGCTGCATGATGGTCACCACCGCATGACGCCCATCCAGGCCGCCAAGCTCGGCAAGGCACTGGAACCGTACGATCTCTTCTGGCTTGAGGACTGCACCCCGGCCGAAAACCAGGAGGGCCTGCGCCTGGTCCGCCAGCACACCACCACCCCGCTGGCCATCGGTGAAATCTTCAACACCGTGTGGGACTACCAGACCCTGATCAAGGAACAGCTGATCGACTACGTGCGCGCAGCCTCCACCCACTTCGGCGGCATTTCCCCGCTGAAGAAAGTCATGGATTTCGCCGCCCAGTACCAGATCAAGTCCGGCTTCCACGGGCCCACGGACATTTCCCCGGTGGGCTTCGCCGCCCAGCTGCACGTGGGCCTGGCCATCCACAACTATGGCATCCAGGAATACATGCAGCACTCGGACAAGACCAACGAGGTCTTCGAGCAGTCCATGACCTTCAAGGACGGCTACCTGCACCCGGGCGACAAGCCCGGCATCGGCGTCGAATTCAACGAGGAAGCCGCAGCCGCGTACCCGTACCAGCAGGCCTACCTGCCGTACAACCGTCTGGTAGACGGAACGGTGCACGACTGGTGA
- a CDS encoding gluconokinase, GntK/IdnK-type: MGVSGCGKTTIGDLVARELGIQFLDGDSLHPVENVAKMAAGTPLTDEDRWPWLATVGSELAAAKGGLVLACSALRRSYRDAIRAQAPDTVFLHLHGGKEVLRARTEGRSGHFMPPALLESQLATLEALEADEAGIVVDIAGPVDQVVADALAGIAAAVTAAVGSSAHGNGTAAAGAAGSPGRQFDVDLQAAPFNLDAAAITWVNTTLESMTLEEKIGQLFINHNNDYSPEYLDGVLENFHVGGMRYRPGPSAAVQEHIRHAQSKSKVPLLVASNPEMGGAGSCDDGTFVSTHLQAGSHPDKSIARRMGQVAGVETAALGCNWAFAPIVDIHYNWRNTVISTRAFGNTPEIVVERAKEYFDGISESPTACAMKHFPGDGMDERDQHVVTSYNTLGYDEWNTTYGHVYREMIGHGVQSIMIGHIGAPELSRHFRPGLADKDIRPATLAPELLQDLLRGELGFNGLILTDASQMIGLTQAMKRKDLVPATIAAGCDMFLFFRNADEDFQYMLDGYKSGVITEQRLHDALRRILALKASLGLHLKARNELAPPVEALAKIGSAEHRAVAAEIADKTVTLVKDTANNLPIRPETHKRIRLYGISGGPDFTMADPLAYLNTVKDELEKAGFEVHVFKTADQRKAAGETGVNFMSVISEEATGDYADKYDAAFVFANVKGFAQEAAIRIKWSTPMAAEIPWYVTEVPTVFVSLNQPNHLIDVPMVKTAIHAHAGTVEAIRATIEKIMGKSEFQGTFNENVFCDSFDTRL; encoded by the coding sequence ATGGGCGTCTCCGGTTGCGGCAAGACCACCATCGGTGACCTGGTGGCCCGCGAGCTGGGCATCCAGTTCCTCGACGGCGATTCCCTCCACCCTGTGGAGAACGTCGCCAAGATGGCAGCTGGCACTCCGCTGACCGACGAGGACCGCTGGCCGTGGCTCGCCACAGTGGGCTCCGAGCTGGCAGCCGCCAAGGGCGGCCTGGTTCTGGCCTGCTCTGCTCTTCGCCGCAGCTACCGCGACGCCATCCGCGCCCAGGCGCCGGACACGGTATTCCTGCATCTGCACGGCGGCAAAGAGGTTCTTAGGGCACGGACTGAAGGCCGCTCCGGGCACTTTATGCCGCCCGCACTGCTGGAATCCCAGCTCGCCACCCTCGAAGCGCTCGAAGCCGATGAGGCAGGCATTGTGGTTGACATCGCCGGCCCAGTGGACCAGGTCGTGGCCGACGCATTGGCGGGCATCGCAGCTGCGGTGACTGCCGCCGTCGGAAGCTCCGCCCACGGTAACGGAACTGCCGCGGCCGGTGCCGCTGGCTCCCCGGGGCGCCAGTTCGACGTCGACCTCCAGGCCGCGCCGTTCAACCTGGATGCTGCAGCGATCACCTGGGTGAACACCACTCTGGAATCGATGACGCTTGAGGAAAAGATCGGGCAGCTGTTCATCAACCACAACAACGATTACTCCCCGGAGTACCTCGACGGTGTGCTGGAGAACTTCCATGTGGGCGGCATGCGTTACCGGCCGGGCCCGTCCGCTGCCGTGCAGGAACACATCCGGCACGCGCAGTCGAAGTCCAAGGTGCCGCTGTTGGTGGCCTCCAACCCGGAAATGGGTGGCGCCGGAAGCTGCGACGACGGCACGTTTGTGTCCACGCACCTGCAGGCAGGTTCGCACCCGGACAAGTCCATCGCACGCCGGATGGGCCAGGTTGCCGGTGTGGAAACCGCCGCCCTGGGCTGCAACTGGGCCTTCGCCCCGATCGTGGACATCCACTACAACTGGCGGAACACGGTCATCTCCACCCGGGCCTTCGGCAACACGCCGGAGATCGTGGTGGAACGGGCCAAGGAGTACTTCGACGGCATCAGTGAATCGCCCACTGCCTGTGCCATGAAGCACTTCCCGGGCGACGGCATGGACGAGCGCGACCAGCACGTGGTCACGTCCTACAACACTCTCGGCTACGACGAGTGGAACACGACGTACGGCCACGTGTACCGCGAAATGATCGGGCATGGCGTGCAGTCGATCATGATCGGGCACATCGGTGCGCCGGAGCTTTCCCGGCACTTCCGCCCGGGCCTCGCGGACAAGGACATCCGTCCCGCCACGCTGGCCCCGGAACTGCTCCAGGACCTGCTGCGCGGCGAGCTCGGTTTCAACGGGCTCATTCTCACGGACGCCTCGCAGATGATCGGGCTCACGCAGGCCATGAAGCGCAAGGACCTGGTTCCTGCGACCATTGCCGCCGGCTGCGACATGTTCTTGTTCTTCCGCAACGCCGACGAAGACTTCCAGTACATGCTGGATGGCTACAAGTCCGGCGTCATCACCGAGCAGCGCCTACATGACGCCCTGCGCCGCATCCTGGCCCTCAAGGCCTCGTTGGGGCTGCACCTCAAGGCTCGCAACGAACTGGCTCCTCCGGTGGAAGCCCTGGCAAAGATCGGCAGCGCGGAGCACCGCGCCGTCGCCGCGGAGATCGCGGACAAGACCGTCACCCTGGTCAAGGACACTGCCAACAATTTGCCCATCCGGCCGGAAACGCACAAGCGGATCCGCCTGTACGGCATCTCCGGCGGCCCGGACTTCACCATGGCGGACCCGCTGGCCTACCTGAACACGGTCAAGGACGAGCTGGAAAAAGCCGGCTTCGAGGTGCACGTGTTCAAGACTGCCGATCAGCGCAAGGCGGCTGGGGAGACGGGCGTCAATTTCATGTCCGTCATCTCCGAGGAAGCCACCGGCGACTACGCGGACAAGTATGACGCGGCGTTTGTCTTCGCGAACGTCAAGGGCTTCGCCCAGGAAGCGGCGATCCGGATCAAGTGGTCCACCCCGATGGCCGCGGAAATCCCGTGGTACGTCACCGAGGTTCCCACAGTGTTTGTGTCGCTGAACCAGCCCAACCACCTCATCGACGTGCCGATGGTCAAGACCGCCATCCATGCGCATGCGGGAACCGTGGAGGCTATCCGGGCCACCATCGAGAAGATCATGGGCAAGTCCGAGTTCCAGGGGACGTTCAACGAGAATGTCTTCTGCGATTCCTTCGACACCCGGCTCTAG